From the Exiguobacterium marinum DSM 16307 genome, the window CCGTTCATTTCAACGTAGGCACGATCTGCTTCTTGAAACCCTGTCTGCTCGACTCGCAACATGAGATCTCGCAACCATTCAGGTGCTTCTTCTTTCGGTTCATGCGTCGTGAACTCAAGAGCCGTCAGCTTGCCTGCTGCGTTTAATTCATACGCTAACGGTCCCCATTTAGACGACACGATCTTCATGTGCCCACTCCTCTCGATATATGCGAATCTCTTCATGTACCATGTCAGACGCTTCATTCTGTTCAATCTCTTCAAACATCGAATCGGCATCCGGTCCGAGAATCGCACCGATCGCCCACACCGCCGTCGCGCGCATATCTTCTCGTTCATCCTGTTTGATGAATTCCCGTAAGATTGGAATCGCAGAAGGTTCCCGGTAATGCGCGAGTGCTAAAATCGCATTTCGTTGAATCGGTTTCTTCCCACGCCAAGCGCCCGACAAATGTCCGAACTTTTGTTTGAACTCCCGGTTACTTAATGCCAAAAGCGGCTCTAAGAGCGGTTTGACAATCTCAGCTTCCGGTAACAATTCTTCATGGTGGCGCCAGTCTTTTTTACGATTGTACGGACAGACTTGCTGGCACGTGTCACATCCATATAGGCGACCGCCAAGTTTCGACCGAAACTCCCTCGGCATCAACGTCTTCATCTGTGTGAGATAGGCGATGCAGCGCTTTGCATCGAGGACACCCGGCTCCACAAGGGCCGTCGTCGGGCAGGCCGTCATGCATTTATCGCAATCTCCGCATCCGTCTTCAATCGCTTCATCCGGCGGCAAGTATGCATCTAAAATCATTTCACCTAAATAAAGATAGGATCCCTTCTCAGGAGAGATGATGGAACAGTTTTTTCCACTAAACCCGATTCCCGCACGTTCTGCGACAGCTCGGTCTACGAGTTCACCCGTATCGACCATCGAACGCGTCCGCACGCCTGGAACCAATTCTTCGATATACGCTTGGAGTTTTGCCAACCGATCGCCGACCGCCCGATGGTAATCGAGTCCCCACGAAGCACGAGCAAACAATCCTCGTCTCTCGCCGGCGACACTACGGGGCGCATCCTTTAATTTACTTGGATAGGCGATGGCGATCGCAATGATTGATTGAGCTTCTTCAAGCAGGAGTTCAGGATTTGTGCGTTTCTCTAAATCCGGTTCTTCGAATCCTGAGGCAAATCCTTTCTCTTGTTGCCGAATAAGTCGTTGTTTCATGACGATGAACGGATCAGCTGTCGTCACTTTCAACTCGTCAATGCCGATAGTCTCGGCGTACTCGAGGATTTGTTGTTTTAATGTGTACGGGTCCATTCCGTTCACCTCCTTTATATATTTTCGCATACAAAAAATCTCTCCGCCACTCGGCAGAGAGATATGAAGCGGGTGAAGAGAATCGAACTCTCGTCATCAGCTTGGAAGGCTGAGGTTTTACCATTAAACTACACCCGCAGAAAGTACCGGTGGTCGGAGTCGAACCGACACTCCAGAGGAACACGATTTTGAGTCGTGCGCGTCTACCAATTCCGCCACACCGGCATATTATGTTGGAGGCGCCAGTCGGAATCGAACCGACGATAGAGGAGTTGCAGTCCTCTGCCTTACCACTTGGCTATGGCGCCAAAAGTCATTGGAGCGGAAGACGGGATTCGAACCCGCGACCCCGACCTTGGCAAGGTCGTATTCTACCACTGAACTACTTCCGCAAAATGGCTGGGCTGGAAGGGATCGAACCTACGCATGTCGGAATCAAAATCCGATGCCTTACCACTTGGCTACAGCCCAATAATAATGGGGCGACTGAAGGGAATTGAACCCTCGAATGCCGGAATCACAATCCGGTGCGTTAACCACTTCGCCACAATCGCCATGATGAAATTAAAACAGGGGCAGCAGGAATCGAACCCGCGCTGACGGTTTTGGAGACCGTAGTTCTACCGCTAAACTATGCCCCTAAGTGGTGGGGGGGGGCGGATTCGAACCGCCGAACCCGAGGGAGCGGATTTACAGTCCGCCGCGTTTAGCCACTTCGCTACCCCCCCACATATATGGTGGCTTTGGACGGAATCGAACCGCCGACACAAGGATTTTCAGTCCTTTGCTCTACCAACTGAGCTACAAAGCCATATGTAGTATGATTGATTTAAAAATAAAAATGGCGGTCTCGACGGGATTCGAACCCGCGATCTTCTGCGTGACAGGCAGACATGTTAACCCCTACACCACGAGACCGGACAATAATTGCGGGGGCTGGATTTGAACCAACGACCTTCGGGTTATGAGCCCGACGAGCTACCAGACTGCTCCACCCCGCGACGATATAAAATTAGATGGTGACCCGTACGGGATTCGAACCCGTGTTACCGCCGTGAAAGGGCGGTGTCTTAACCGCTTGACCAACGGGCCATTACATATTTGAAAAACTGGCGGAGAGCAAGGGATTCGAACCCTTGAGACGGTTTTGCCGCCTACACGAATTCCAATCGTGCTCCTTCGGCCACTCGGACAGCTCTCCAAAAGAGAAAGTGGCTCCGCAAGTAGGATTTGAACCTACGACCTACCGGTT encodes:
- the queG gene encoding tRNA epoxyqueuosine(34) reductase QueG, translating into MDPYTLKQQILEYAETIGIDELKVTTADPFIVMKQRLIRQQEKGFASGFEEPDLEKRTNPELLLEEAQSIIAIAIAYPSKLKDAPRSVAGERRGLFARASWGLDYHRAVGDRLAKLQAYIEELVPGVRTRSMVDTGELVDRAVAERAGIGFSGKNCSIISPEKGSYLYLGEMILDAYLPPDEAIEDGCGDCDKCMTACPTTALVEPGVLDAKRCIAYLTQMKTLMPREFRSKLGGRLYGCDTCQQVCPYNRKKDWRHHEELLPEAEIVKPLLEPLLALSNREFKQKFGHLSGAWRGKKPIQRNAILALAHYREPSAIPILREFIKQDEREDMRATAVWAIGAILGPDADSMFEEIEQNEASDMVHEEIRIYREEWAHEDRVV